The window CAAACAGATCTCCCTGCCTTAAGTTTCTCTCTGAATCGACCATATTCCCAAATCAATCTTCCCAAAGCTCTGCTTTGCGAAAAGCATTCTCTACCCATTTGCTCAAAGATCAAGTCCCTACTTATCAGCTCTACCCTATCTGCCCTCCGGATGTCTTTTAGGCTTTTTTTCTCCATACCCAATCTGCATCCTAGTAAATATATTCTATTCCTTTGCCCCCAACATGCCATATACACTTCCACCTCTTTGTTTTATAGCTCTTTGAATTTCCTAATTCTACATCACgtgtattcaataaatgtgttgGGGCAAACTCTATCCCTGGGGTGGCAGAAGATGCTGCCCTAATAGGTTCTGGTTAAAGAGAAGAAGCAACCTAAGACTCAACCCTAATAGGAGTCTGAATGTCCCAGAATCAGGGATGAGAAGCAACACTAACCATGTCTGTCTAAAGAGGTCCAATGACCTAAGAAACTTCAGGCCCTTATTCCAAAGTTTCACTGGGAAATGAGTGTACTTAGGCAACCTTGCTAAATCCTGGGATGAGAGATCCAATCAACTTACTCTTCCATTCACTGAGACACTCAGCAAAGTAGTTATTTTTATTGCAACACCTATGTGCCTGGCCTTTTGATGAGTGCTTTGGAAACAACAGTGAATAAGGTAAACAggctcctgccctcatggagctttcaATAGGAAGGACAGATGTGAAACACAtcaacaaatgagtaaataaaataacaaaaatgtggGCTAAGTGTTactaagaagagaaataaagtaatatGATGCAGCAGGGTGGGATATCCTACTGGAGACAGGAGGTGCTATCAGTCAAAGAAGAAGATCTCTCTGAAGAAGAGACATTCAAGCTGAGATCCAAGAATGAGAAGAAGCCAAACACTCAAAGTGACATGCCAGACTCTTTGAACAACAAATGCACAggctcagcacacacacacacacacacacacacacacacacaaacacacttgcAGAGACCGACGCAGGCCAATCGTCTCACTGGCCTGGGTTCTgtgtaattcattcattcattggggATGTGGCAGCCAGCCTCTTCTATTATCACCAGAACAGCTTCTCTTTTGATTATACAAATAGATAATAAGCCTTTTGGTATAAGGGTCCCTCAAATGACTGGGATTTAAATCccaactatatattttttctactttgctCTGCTAGCAGGGCTATTTATTTCCAATGCAAATTCACATAATATTTCTAGAACCCAATACAGCACTCTAGTGATCCTCATCACTCTGCATATTGGAGAGAACTGCTTCTTACTTTTTAAGGGGCTATATACCAGCTCTTAAGAAAATCTAGAAATTTCTTTCCATACCTCGTTGATTAACTGGATCTTTAGCTACGTAGGCAACATAGTCTGTAGtatcctataaaaaaaaaaaggaaaattattgcATTTAAAATGAATGGATTGTACTGTTGAAAGATAAGAGTACACTTAGGACACGATACTGAGATAAGGACTTAAATACAAATGTTTCttcttaaagagaaaagaaaagcatcctAGGAGAGAACATAAACACAAACTGCATAGTTTAGCCATTGTGGAGTCCACAGCCTCTGTCCCTTGGAGAGAgaagttgaaaattaaaaatttagaggCAGATTTAGTGATATTTATTCACCAAGAATAAAAAGGAATCTAGATAGGGAATATGTTAGGacatacattctttaaaaatggttaGGAACCACGACCATCTCCTGTGTTGAAAGGTGAAATACCAGGGTTTATGCCATCACAAAAGAGTCATAAACCAGGAGGTGGTGCCATGATTTCCCAGTTGTCCAAAGAGACACCATCTATGTCGGAAAATAAGTCAATTACAGAGACACATTGGGTTTTGTGGTTGTTAGCTTGCTTGTGTGCGATGCAAGGTAacttaagaaacaacaaaacaaaaaacacaaagcatTTACTTGATCAATATCtagaaaggaaaaatcatttttgaaaaagagaaccCACGAAAAATCTAAGGAGTTCAAAAAGGTGTGTGGCTgactttgtaaaaacaaacaaaaagccacttGGTAATATTCTGACTTTTACTGAAACAGTAAACTGATGAGTGATaagattttaataattaaagatGCTTTTTGTTATCTCagttctcagggaaaaaaaatacacacaatgcCATTTGCAGATTAGAAGTATGACTCTCCAGAGGGAAGATGCAATCAACTGGCAGGAAATAAAAGcccagcataataccctcaaggacAATCACTTAATAACCCACAGGGAAACATGCGGGAAGCGATCTCGGGGTCAGCATAACTtgtcttcagttattttaaaaaataacaagcaCCTAAATAAATTTATCTTATGCTAATAGATAAAAGGTTTGAAATATCTTGTAAATAAATAAGGTCAGATCTATGAGCTTTGTTTCACATGAATTTAGAAGCAAAGCCACAAGTGCTGGGGGCTTGGCTGCTATTTATAAAGTCGTAGAGACGGCAGGATGCCAACAACGCTGTCTGGTGCGTTAGATGATGGGAAAGAGGCTGTGGGACCTCATTCTCCAAACAGTCTCCAATGGTCTTGTAGTTCTAAAATCCTATAACTGGAAATATCTGGGAGAatctaaaaaatgttaaaagcaagccacaaagaatggaaaaaatataagaaaatatatttgtgacATACTTGTAATGCCTTTTTATAAAGGAGAACGTATATAAAGATAAAGAAGCATTACCAAGAACTGTCTTCAGGGCTGACAGGAGGAAGACAAGTAAATTGTCTTCAAGAAGAGAGTAAAGGTAAGGGTGAGCAAAGGTCAAGAGGTAAAGAACAGTCAGTATTTCTTAAATGTGGAAGGAAATCTGGTAGAAAGAAAGGTACGACACTGGGCCATGGAGACTTTTCGCATCTTACACCCAGGTAGCTGTGAAGTTGTAAATGATCTCAGGGAGTGTCCTAAACAAAGCTAGGGCCCCGTGCTAGCAATAGTGGTGACAGCTATCTCCCATcacactgtgccaggcacagtgctagcAGCTTACGTGCATCAATTCACTTCATTCTCACTACGCTGTGAGGCAAGGGTGATcattccccattttatagatgaggacccCGAAGCtaggagaggttaagtaagtcaAGTCTCACTGACTCCAAAGCCTGGCATTTCATCTGGGGGACCTGAAGGCCAATGTTTGTGGTCACTccagttttctgttttaatttaaatagcagGCTTTCTGCCCCAGCTGTAGAGAGCACAGGGATCCCACTCAAATCGGTAGGTACAAACTTCCCCACAGCGCTACAAATTCTTTACCATTTGCTTTTGGTAAGGGCAGTGCTTTGGCGGGTTGAAAGTTAAAGAATTCAAAGCACGTGAAGACAATCTAAAGAGAATTAGGGTTCTGGAGAACTGTGATAGACCTCATGCGGGCTTGCCTAGGGTAAATGATGATTTGCATATGGACGCTAAAATGACAGCAACCCTTGGAACCTGAAAGGGAAATTTAGGGCAAACacctataattattttttgacaCTTCACTTATAGAGCTCATTACTTGAATGATTTAAGGAAAGTATTCGAGTTCCTTTATGGATGACTAAGCTATAATGGGTTAGGAAGAGAAGAGACAATGCTGGCCTTTTCAGGCTGGACTCAGTCAACTCTCTCTGCTACAAAACATATCCCTTTATTGTCACTGTCCAGGCCAGATGACGAGGCTGGCTGGGAGTTCAGGTTCAGTACTGGGCCCACAATGCCGCTGCTACGTGCTAGGCATCTCGCATGCCCCCTGTTTGCTAATGAATCCACAATTAGCCATCTGCAGAATCTCTGGGGAAGACAGAGACCTCTTAAAATCTGGTTTATGTATTAATTAAATGGTAGCACCATGGAactaatatatattcatttgaaaataactaTACCCAAaattgaaaaaggagaaagtacAGAAGCCAAAAGGGAAAATTAAGTGtccattaataaaagaaaaaaaaaacacaatgatttGAGGTCCTATAAATACTGCTTTTCTTCCATATGCTTCAAATAAGTTCTGAAGACAGGCTGTTTAGGTCTGACATGTTTGAATATTTTGAGTCACTGGTAGCTAAGGTGAAGACAAGTAATTATTGAAATGCTTCAAAGAATAGGGTAACTTAAATAGCACTTAACTATATATTTCATACGCAAAAAAGTTACACCAACAACCAACTGAAGAAAGTTGCTTACTTTAGATGCCAGTAAGGGAAGTGATGATTACAACAGAGTAACTTCagaactttatttccttttaggaTAGacaataatttttcctttttaatatttagcATAGAGGTCAAAACTTTGCAGTGACATCAGCCGCCAGATTTAGTTTCTACTACTGTTCCATACCTTTCTTAGATTTCTGAGCTATATGTCCTATCATTTATGACCCTCCATTTGATTGCTCAATTGAAAGTGAGAAACTAAATATGGTGGATAGAAAAGAAACAACTATTATCCTGGATTGTATTCCCTCATTTCTGAAGGATAcaatctttaataataaatactCAGCAGGAAAAAAGGTAATACATTGTCAGTAAGAACAAGGTCTACATTTGCTCCCCATATGTTTTCTTGAGCTTACTGACGTTCAATCCTTATGAAAATCAAACTAAGTTTCTATATGTTtgcagggagaagaaaaatatcacaatATCATGGAGCTGCAAAATCGTCCTTCTACTCCCTCAGTTCAAACATGTGTTTCTTGGTCAGTCACAGGCTTCCTAATTTcaatgtctctctctcctttcactcTGGTTCAGAAGTGATGGAGTAGGGAGTCAGGGAACGACCCTCCAGTCTGTGAAGTAGGCTTGGAGAGCGAGCACTTGCTCAGTCTCCCACAATTCATGGGAAATGAACACCCTGTGGCCTCTAGGGAGGAAGAAACGGCAGCTCTCTCCTGCTAGCTAAGTGTTCCCTCCATGGGCTTCTGCAAACCTGGTTGCTCATTTTAGATTAGATTTAGTTGCCTTGGTTGACAGCCAGAAAGGCAACTAGGCTTCCCCTCGTATGCCAAATCCAATTGCTTAATAGGATCTGCCTGGAACTCTGTGTTAAGAAGAATGCCAAGGGAGGACTGGCAACACATATATGAcatatttgtttttcatgacttAGATGGTACCTACAAGAAGAGTCTCAGATGGTAACTCCATGACTCacaatataacagaatattattagTTCATCTATTACtaatccaaatattttaaaaatcagtaatagaaaatattttgtcaaaGCCAGATCTTTGTACATAGCTATTCACAATTGTAATAAAACATTGGAAAAGATATGTAGTGGCTAACATGCTTTACATGGAAGGTcttttaactcttttaaaaagactttcaTGGGTCCATACTTACAGGATCCCCTCCAGAGGCAAATGAAATAGACTGCATATGATGATTTGCAATAATCTGTAAAACACAAACAGGTTAAGCATGTATGATGCTACAAATTAATTATGCCTAGTTACATACAATCTAACAGAAACAGACATacagttgtgttttgtttttgtctgctcAGCATCCCTTTGGAAACTACTCCATCCCCATTCTGTAATAGTCTCATGAGGTTCAAGTAGGTTTGACATGCCTGTCTCACTGCCCCTCTCCTTATGGCTGGATGCGCGCTCCAGGCTTAGCCCATCAGAAAACACCATCCCTCTGGATAAAACAAAGCCAATCAATATCATGAGGAGGAACTGAAATGGATAATAGGAAAGAATGCACCTCCCTCTGCCATTAAGGGCCTTAGTTTAAGTCCAAGGCTTCTGGGAGCCATCTTTTGCTGACATGTGGGAAAAGCCTGATGGAAAAATGAAGCTTTCCCTCTGGAGAATATCAGAGctgagagttaaaaaaataaataaatctggtgGTTAACATTTAGTCCATCACTTCAACCAATAcatttcccccctttctctttatctttttatgcattttttctattttatttatttttatataagctAATTTGAATTGGGTTTCAGTCATTTACCACCAAAAGCATATTAAGGCCCTAATATTAAGATTTTCAGTTTGAAGTAGACTATTCAAGTGGACTGCATTGGTTAGCCAGGAAGACGATCTCTTTCACTGAAGAGTTTAGGCCTGCTTGTTTGGAAACCACAGTGTAATGACCAATTTACAGAGAAGTATTTGTCATACTGTTTTGAAGGTTCATTGAAATACCAACTGTGCATCAATTGGCTAATCTCACCTTCAGAATTGTTTAACCTAATCTATATATGGTTCTGTTACATAAGATGGCCAAGCAATTCTACTCTTAGATGTATTCCAATGGAATTGTGTAAATACATGCACCAAAGATCTTCTCAAGAAAGATAACTACTGCCCtgtttgtaatagccccaaactggaaacaaccccaaaGATGATCACTGTGGTGGTCAATCAAACAATGGACTACTATGTAGCAAAGAACATATTTCTTGGGCAAAAGAAGCTAGACATACACGGCATGGTTTAATttctataaagttcaaaaacagggaaaaatattttattctgtttgaaaTCAGGATGGTGGCGATAGTGTGGCAAAGGAACAGAAAGCAAATGGTTTTCTGGGATCCTGCAAATGGTGTTTCTCGATCTGGGTAGTGATTACACAAATATGCCCATTTTGTAATAACCAAGCTGCAGACTTAGAACTTGTGCACTTTtctatatttatgttttctatatttatatttcagttaaaagcgattactaaaaacaaatcaatacacAAAGATCAACTGTCATTGCCACATACCAGCAATAGCTAATCAGATACTGTATTGTGCTGAGGGGTATATTTTACAAGAGTACCTAAGTATAAAACTAGTATGACTCAtgtaaggctttttaaaaaactttattgaaGGGTATAAATAAGACACAAACAAGCAGAAAGATATATATCACTTCTATGGATGAGAAGACAATATTGTAAAGATGTGAATTCTCCCCCAAATTAATCTGTAAATTCCACGCAACTCCAATAAAAATTCCACCTATGTCATTCGGGTAACATTTCAAGCTacttctaaaattcacatggaagaaCAAATGTGCAAAGAGCTAAGGCAATTTTTTCAATAACAAAGAGAGAAGATTCTCCTTACCAGCAAGACCTACTATAAAACTGTAGAAATTCATTTGAATACAAAGTCTAAAAACAAACTCACACATTCATTGTCTTTTAGTCTATGACAAATGTGGCACCAAACAGCCAACAAAAGGACAGTGATTAAATTAGTGGAGTTGACTGAATTAGCtgaatatatgttaaaaaatatataaataaatcctgTCCTCATAGTATTTCCAGAAATAAATGTCTTATCCATAAAAGATCTATCCAAATAttagaagacaaataaaaaatcatGCTCGTGATCTGTGAAGTAGGAAAATCCAtcttaatagaaagaaaaagacatatagaaaaaaaaacccttcagcctcagaggggagggggttgggggaatgggatagaccggtgatgggtagtaaggagggcacgtatagcatggtgcactgggtgttatacgcaactaatgaatcatcgagccttacatcggaaaccggggatgtactgtatggtgactaacataatataataaaaaaacattaaaaaaaaaaaaccttcaatttGATTACaggaaaactcattttaaaacttttgtatatatatatatataaaaaaaaagacccctgAAACGGGACAAATAACAACAGggagggagaatatatttgcaacatGTAAAACAAAGTATTCATATAGTTTGTAAGaaattcctacaaatcaataacaaaaagaaataaacgaAAAATAAGACCAGCTAATTTTCTTAAGTAACacaaatgttcaataaacataTTGAAAAACACTCAATCTCCAAGAAATCAAGGctatggaaaataaaacaggatatcATTAAATTGATAAAACTGCTCAACAAAACCATGTGTGGCAAGGATATCCTCAAACACTGCTGAGGAGAGCTTCAATTTGTGCAGCAATCTTGGAGAGCAGTTTGACACTATGTATTAAAACTCAAGTATGCATACCCTACAATTATGCCTTTCCACTTCTAGGTTGTTTATTCTAGAGAAACATTGGCGCATATGGATGTCATTTACCCATTACCCATAGTTACCCATTTACCCACACCCATAATATCgaaaaatcagaaattatttGTGCATAGTTAGATCAACTATAGTATAGCTATACGCATGAAATGctacggggaaaaaaaaaagattcgtcTATGTATACTAACAAAGCTAAATCTTCAAGACATTGctgaggggttttttgttttgtaatttgaaGACAGTTATGTAagacatgccaaaaaaaaaaaaaaaaaaaaactcacaactACAAACCCACACACAAAATGCGATTTTTCCTGAGGACGTAAAGATCCAtataaatgcaaaggaaaaggaTTTAAAGAATACACACCAACTTGATAATAGAGGGAAGTTACCTCCTGCGAAAATAAATGGAACCAAGTACTTCttcagcatgtattttttttaagaagatagaTAAtatgggggcgtctgggtagcgcagtccttaagcgtctgcctttggctcaaggcgtgatcccggcattctaggatcaagccccacatcaggctcctcgcctggtagcctgcttcttcctctcctactccccctgcccgtgttccctctctcgctggctgtatctctgtcaagtaaataaataaataaataaaatctaaaaaaaagaagataggtaATATGTTTATTTgtgaatttaactttttttaaaatgggaaaaacagaagAACTGAATGGATCAGTTCTTAGAATGTTCATCTGTGGCTTGGAACATTGTGTGATTTGGAGGTGTGGATTTAGAAGTCCTAAGAGCATAGATAAAAGGTACTTAAAACCCTGGAACAAACGCGATTGCCTGGGGTGGGAGGATGAGGAGCGGGAGGAGAGAGCGGGAGGGGGAAGGAGCGGGGAGTGGGATTAAACGTTGTTACAGAGGCCAAGTAAAGTATTTTCAAGTTTACAGCATCATAAACAGCGGAACGGTTAAGCAAAGTGGAGATTAAGTAACTCTCTTAAACGCAGTGCCTAGCTACGGAGTTTGAAAGGACCGAAACCCGGACCACAGGTGCCTGCGGCAAAGTGAGCAGCTCCCGCCCGAGGGGGACGCCAAACCGGAGGCGGTGTTTGGGGGTCGCGCAAACGCACAGGGTCACGCAAGCGCACGCCGTTTGCGCACGCGCAGAACCGCTCAGCCGCGTAGCTCCGATTTTGCAAAAACGTCTTGCGAGAGGTTGAGCTGCTTGTACAATGTCGGAAATGAACGAGCTGTCCGAGCTCTATGAAGAAAGCAATGACCTGCAGATGGATGTGATGCCTGGCGAGGGTGACCTTCCACAGATGGAGGTAGGCAGCGGGAGCCGGGAGCCATCCCTGAATCCCTCCCGCAACGGGGCCCCGCCACAGCTCGAGGAGGAAGGCCCAATGGAGGAGGAGGCGGCCCAGCCAATGGCGGAGCCGCAGGGGGAACGAGGCCTTGCTAACCGGCCCAACCCTGGGGAGCAGCCAGGCCAGCTCGCGGGCCCAGACTTCGAGAGCGAGGACGAGGGCGAGGAATTTGATGACTGGGAGGACGACTATGATTATCCGGAAGAGGAGCAGCTGAGTGGGGCAGGCTACAGAGTATCAGCGGCCCTTGAAGAAGCCAACAAGATGTTTCTGAGAACATCCAGAGCAAGGGAAGCAGCCCTGGATGGCGGGTTTCAAATGCATTATGAGAAGACCCCGTTTGATCAGTTGGCTTTTATCGAAGAGCTTTTTTCACTTATGGTTGTCAATCGCCTGACCGAAGAACTCGGCTGTGATGAGATTATTGATAGAGAGTAATTAAATGCTGttagaagaggaggaaactaCTTGAGGAGAGACCCAACATTCCACTGTCTTTGGGGTTCATTCCAGATCTTACCGTGCCAATGAAAAATttgatcttcaaaaaaaaatttttgttgttttgcagaATAGAATAGGGCAGTGACTGCACAGTTATGAAAAAGAAttgttaagaagaaaaaacatcttAGGACTGTGGAAATCGGAAATCTGTTTTCAGGAATGTTCCTGAAACACCTGTGGCTTTGACTTTGTTATCGATCCAGATTATTTTCCTTGCATTGGGGAAAATACCTTTCACATTTCACTGTAAGGAATGGTTTTGCAAGAATAAGTTATGACCAAGACAGACTACCAGTACAAGACAAGTTACATGAGAAAATGTAACTAATACATCCAATTGAGGACACAAGATATCAGAATCATTTGGACTGAAAGCCTACTGAAAGAACTCTGAAGATTCCACTTTGTGGTCTATTCAAGCCAGTGATCAAAGGCTAAATGTTTAGAGTAAAATAAATTGGGTATTCTTAAGTATCCCCAAAAGATAAGCAAACCCAAAAAGAAAGATGTATCTCGTGTGCTGTATCTCAAAATACGTTTCTAGAGCATATGAAATTTTGTTTGTATATGTATCTCGATCATTTATAAAGCT is drawn from Ursus arctos isolate Adak ecotype North America unplaced genomic scaffold, UrsArc2.0 scaffold_36, whole genome shotgun sequence and contains these coding sequences:
- the EID1 gene encoding EP300-interacting inhibitor of differentiation 1; this encodes MSEMNELSELYEESNDLQMDVMPGEGDLPQMEVGSGSREPSLNPSRNGAPPQLEEEGPMEEEAAQPMAEPQGERGLANRPNPGEQPGQLAGPDFESEDEGEEFDDWEDDYDYPEEEQLSGAGYRVSAALEEANKMFLRTSRAREAALDGGFQMHYEKTPFDQLAFIEELFSLMVVNRLTEELGCDEIIDRE